From one Nocardioides sp. Kera G14 genomic stretch:
- a CDS encoding TDT family transporter — translation MTPYGPNWFAMVMGTGILGIAIDGLPVDVPARADLALAVWLLAVVLLVVVAVTAVRARLGDPALLRRHLDDQVMGHFYGAPAMALMTVGTGALLCGQQLLGGSGALVADAVLWTSGTLLGLWTAVWLPVTAIARHQYGDADASGGWLMPVVPPMVSAATGALLVPYVGQGQPQETLLLACYACFGLSLLAALMVFGQLWARLVRHGAGPAAAVPTLWIPLGFLGQSVTAAHHLGVVAPGVLPEYGHAFRMLTLLYGVPVWGFALAWLTIAVALTREAVTDGLPFSLTWWSFTFPLGTVVTGTSALAASTGLVLFQVVAAFLLLALAGLWTVVAALTSRLLLGAPRTWLARAA, via the coding sequence ATGACTCCCTACGGCCCCAACTGGTTCGCGATGGTGATGGGCACCGGCATCCTCGGAATCGCGATCGACGGCCTTCCGGTGGACGTGCCGGCCCGAGCGGACCTGGCGCTCGCTGTCTGGCTTCTGGCCGTCGTCCTCCTCGTCGTCGTAGCCGTGACGGCGGTACGCGCACGACTGGGCGATCCCGCGCTCCTCCGTCGGCACCTCGACGATCAGGTGATGGGCCACTTCTACGGCGCGCCCGCCATGGCGCTCATGACGGTCGGGACCGGCGCGCTGCTCTGCGGGCAGCAGTTGCTGGGAGGGTCCGGCGCGCTGGTTGCCGACGCCGTCCTCTGGACCAGCGGCACCCTGCTCGGGCTTTGGACCGCCGTGTGGCTGCCCGTCACCGCCATCGCACGCCACCAGTACGGCGACGCCGATGCCTCAGGTGGCTGGCTGATGCCCGTCGTGCCGCCGATGGTGAGTGCCGCCACCGGTGCCCTGCTGGTGCCCTATGTCGGCCAGGGGCAGCCGCAGGAGACTCTGCTCCTCGCCTGCTACGCCTGCTTCGGCCTCAGCCTGCTCGCGGCCCTGATGGTCTTCGGACAACTCTGGGCGCGTCTCGTCCGCCACGGGGCGGGGCCTGCAGCTGCAGTCCCGACACTCTGGATCCCCCTCGGATTCCTCGGTCAATCGGTGACGGCGGCACACCACCTCGGAGTGGTCGCTCCCGGCGTGCTGCCCGAGTACGGGCACGCCTTCCGGATGCTGACGCTCCTCTACGGCGTGCCGGTCTGGGGCTTCGCGCTGGCCTGGTTGACGATCGCGGTCGCGCTCACCCGCGAGGCCGTCACCGACGGCCTGCCGTTCTCGCTCACGTGGTGGTCGTTCACCTTCCCACTCGGCACGGTGGTCACCGGCACATCGGCCCTCGCAGCCTCGACGGGACTGGTGCTCTTCCAGGTGGTCGCGGCCTTCCTCCTCCTCGCGCTCGCCGGACTCTGGACGGTCGTGGCGGCGCTGACGTCACGATTGCTCCTCGGCGCCCCTCGCACGTGGCTGGCCCGGGCTGCTTGA
- a CDS encoding LysR family transcriptional regulator yields MLLPDLSSLRLLADVARLGSIGAAARAFGISQQSASERLRAMEVQTGIVLLRRASQGSTLTEQGRLLVDWSAELLAVADEIEQSLQTLRQERAEELHVAASMTTAEFLLPGWLVRLRRQREVSISLQATNTDGVLAAVRSGDAGIGFIEGPARLDGLAHTDLGSDELTLVVSPDDPWARRSRPLSPAVIAARPLTSREPGSGTRAVLESALSTAGHTPVPPEVELTTNAAVAAAVRSGGAPGFLSRRAVERDLDVGSLVEVRATGLDLTRRFTAVWLGAPRPPAGPIRDLLAIALPRPGYGGARHVAQQPPP; encoded by the coding sequence GTGCTGCTTCCCGACCTCAGCTCGCTGCGACTGCTCGCCGACGTCGCGCGCCTCGGCAGCATCGGTGCTGCGGCGCGTGCCTTCGGCATCAGCCAGCAGTCGGCCTCCGAGCGACTTCGGGCGATGGAGGTACAGACGGGCATCGTCCTGCTGCGTCGCGCCTCACAGGGATCGACCCTGACCGAGCAGGGCCGGCTCCTCGTCGACTGGTCGGCGGAGCTGCTCGCCGTCGCCGACGAGATCGAGCAGTCGCTCCAGACTCTCCGGCAGGAGCGCGCCGAGGAGCTGCACGTGGCCGCCTCGATGACCACCGCCGAGTTCCTCCTGCCCGGTTGGCTCGTGCGACTGCGGAGGCAGCGCGAGGTCTCCATCTCGTTGCAGGCGACGAACACCGACGGTGTCCTGGCCGCCGTGCGCAGCGGGGATGCCGGCATCGGCTTCATCGAGGGACCGGCTCGCCTCGACGGCCTCGCGCACACTGACCTCGGATCCGACGAGCTGACCCTCGTCGTGTCGCCGGACGACCCGTGGGCTCGACGATCGCGACCACTCTCGCCGGCCGTGATCGCCGCCCGGCCGCTGACCAGCCGTGAGCCGGGCTCGGGCACCCGCGCCGTCCTCGAGAGCGCGCTCTCGACTGCTGGCCACACCCCGGTCCCGCCAGAGGTCGAGCTCACCACCAATGCGGCCGTGGCCGCGGCGGTCCGTTCCGGGGGAGCGCCCGGTTTCCTCAGCCGTCGCGCCGTCGAGCGCGACCTCGACGTCGGCTCGCTCGTGGAGGTACGAGCGACCGGCCTGGACCTCACGCGACGGTTCACGGCGGTCTGGCTGGGCGCTCCGCGCCCTCCGGCGGGGCCGATCCGAGACCTCCTCGCCATCGCGCTGCCCCGCCCGGGGTATGGTGGTGCACGTCATGTTGCGCAGCAGCCTCCTCCTTAG
- the leuA gene encoding 2-isopropylmalate synthase, translating to MTNLSNTSNQQKPSAMPWQRYRAFEPVTVPDRTWPDQKITKAPRWLSTDLRDGNQALIDPMTPARKLRMFELLVAMGYKEIEVGFPSASQTDFDFVRSLIEEDRIPDDVQISVLTQAREDLIERTAESLAGAPRATVHLYNATAELFRRVVFKVTPEECIGIAVRGTEMVMKFAEQYVPDLVGSQDFGYQYSPEIFTQTNTDFALEVCEAVSDVWQPEAGREIILNLPATVEMSTPNTYADQIEYFGRGLTRREHSAISLHPHNDRGTAVAATELGLMAGADRVEGCLFGHGERTGNVDLVTLGMNLFSQGIDPQVDFSVGGGIDEIRRTVEYVTNIPVHPRHPYAGDLVYTAFSGSHQDAIKKGLEDLDRIAHEQGVPVSEVPWEAPYLPIDPKDVGRTYEAVIRVNSQSGKGGVAYLLKNEHSLDLPRRAQIEFSRVVQAHTDTEGGEITGEQIWKVFSAEYLDRDAPYSLESWNSVTGPEGDRQEITLRVRGEERTIVGEGNGPVAAFVDGLAQAGAEIRVLDYAEHALSSGGDAMAAAYVECEIAGEIVWGIGIHANIVTASLRAVVCAANRAAAVTIPG from the coding sequence ATGACCAACCTGAGCAACACCAGCAACCAGCAGAAGCCGTCGGCGATGCCGTGGCAGCGCTACCGCGCCTTCGAGCCCGTCACGGTGCCCGACCGCACGTGGCCCGACCAGAAGATCACGAAGGCACCGCGGTGGCTGTCGACCGACCTGCGCGACGGCAACCAGGCGCTGATCGACCCGATGACCCCCGCGCGGAAGCTCCGCATGTTCGAGCTGCTCGTCGCGATGGGCTACAAGGAGATCGAGGTCGGCTTCCCGTCGGCGTCGCAGACCGATTTCGACTTCGTCCGGAGCCTGATCGAGGAAGACCGGATCCCCGACGACGTACAGATCTCGGTGCTGACCCAGGCGCGTGAGGACCTCATCGAGCGGACCGCCGAGTCGCTCGCCGGAGCGCCGCGCGCGACCGTCCACCTCTACAACGCCACCGCGGAGCTCTTCCGCCGCGTCGTCTTCAAGGTGACGCCGGAGGAGTGCATCGGCATCGCGGTGCGCGGCACCGAGATGGTGATGAAGTTCGCCGAGCAGTACGTTCCTGACCTCGTCGGCTCCCAAGACTTCGGCTACCAGTACAGCCCCGAGATCTTCACCCAGACCAACACCGACTTCGCCCTCGAGGTCTGCGAGGCCGTCTCCGACGTGTGGCAGCCCGAGGCCGGCCGCGAGATCATCCTCAACCTGCCGGCAACGGTCGAGATGTCGACGCCCAACACGTACGCCGACCAGATCGAGTACTTCGGCCGTGGCCTGACCCGCCGCGAGCACTCCGCGATCAGCCTGCACCCGCACAACGACCGCGGCACTGCGGTCGCGGCGACCGAGCTCGGCCTCATGGCGGGTGCCGACCGGGTCGAGGGCTGCCTCTTCGGCCACGGCGAGCGCACCGGAAACGTCGACCTCGTCACGCTGGGCATGAACCTCTTCAGCCAGGGGATCGACCCGCAGGTCGACTTCTCCGTGGGCGGCGGCATCGACGAGATCCGCCGCACGGTCGAGTACGTCACCAACATCCCGGTCCACCCGCGCCACCCGTACGCCGGTGACCTCGTCTACACCGCCTTCTCCGGCTCCCACCAGGACGCGATCAAGAAGGGGCTCGAGGATCTCGACCGGATCGCTCACGAGCAGGGCGTCCCGGTTTCCGAGGTGCCCTGGGAGGCGCCGTACCTGCCCATCGATCCCAAGGATGTCGGCCGCACCTACGAGGCCGTGATCCGGGTCAACAGCCAGTCCGGCAAGGGCGGCGTGGCCTACCTGCTCAAGAACGAGCACTCGCTCGACCTGCCGCGGCGGGCGCAGATCGAGTTCAGCCGCGTGGTGCAGGCCCACACCGACACCGAGGGTGGCGAGATCACGGGTGAGCAGATCTGGAAGGTCTTCTCGGCCGAGTACCTCGACCGGGACGCGCCGTACAGCCTCGAGTCGTGGAACTCCGTCACCGGCCCCGAGGGGGACCGCCAGGAGATCACGCTGCGTGTCCGCGGCGAGGAACGCACCATCGTCGGTGAGGGCAACGGTCCGGTGGCCGCGTTCGTCGACGGCCTGGCCCAGGCGGGTGCGGAGATCCGCGTCCTCGACTACGCCGAGCACGCGCTCTCCTCGGGCGGCGACGCGATGGCGGCGGCGTACGTCGAGTGCGAGATCGCCGGCGAGATCGTCTGGGGGATCGGCATCCACGCCAACATCGTCACGGCCTCGCTCCGCGCCGTCGTCTGCGCGGCCAACCGCGCGGCAGCCGTCACCATCCCGGGCTGA
- a CDS encoding ion transporter → MSVTTREGAADALHRIAGKQRTFTSWFLVLLTWLLLASNLWLLFWEPTSHEWHDGLRYADCGLSGFLALSICWRWLRFRIGRRYLRSRLWEIPALVPLAVPGFSEAHWVMWLVLIARVVRVVDRTDNYFGDTITAALVTHFSDPIVEAVRKPITIAVLDEVIDVIKVGDYAGNVRAALDENRAELEAMILELVKKDQTTGKLRHLPFHDDLVMLISDTVLRIVEAALEDPRTAELISDAIRNSASQIRAAIHE, encoded by the coding sequence GTGAGTGTGACGACGAGGGAAGGCGCGGCCGACGCCCTCCATCGGATTGCCGGGAAGCAGCGCACGTTCACGTCCTGGTTCCTGGTCCTGCTCACCTGGCTGCTGTTGGCCTCCAACCTCTGGCTGCTCTTCTGGGAGCCCACGTCCCACGAGTGGCACGACGGTCTCCGGTACGCCGACTGCGGGCTGTCCGGCTTCCTGGCACTGTCGATCTGCTGGCGCTGGCTGAGGTTCCGGATCGGGCGGCGCTACCTGCGCTCGCGGCTCTGGGAGATCCCGGCCCTCGTGCCCCTCGCGGTGCCCGGCTTCTCCGAGGCGCACTGGGTGATGTGGCTGGTGCTCATCGCTCGAGTGGTGCGGGTCGTGGACCGGACCGACAACTACTTCGGCGACACGATCACCGCCGCGCTCGTCACCCACTTCAGTGACCCGATCGTCGAGGCGGTGCGCAAGCCGATCACGATCGCCGTCCTCGACGAGGTGATCGACGTGATCAAGGTCGGCGACTACGCCGGCAACGTCCGCGCCGCGCTGGACGAGAACCGGGCCGAACTCGAGGCGATGATCCTCGAGCTCGTGAAGAAGGACCAGACGACCGGCAAGCTCCGGCACCTGCCCTTCCACGACGACCTCGTCATGCTCATCTCCGACACCGTCCTCCGGATCGTCGAGGCAGCACTGGAGGACCCGCGGACCGCCGAGCTGATCAGCGACGCGATCCGCAACAGCGCCAGCCAGATCCGCGCCGCCATCCACGAGTGA
- the recO gene encoding DNA repair protein RecO has product MALYRDEAIVLRTHKLGEADRIITLLTRQHGLVRAVGKGVRRTNSRFGSRLEPFTHVDLQLAEGRNLDTITQAETLSPFQAGLALDYETYTVGTAMLETAERLVVEEREPSVQQFLLLVGGLRALANGAHTPSQILDSYLLRSLAVAGYAPSFDACARCGLEGPHRWFNAGLGGVLCATCRVPGSSSPAFETLVVLGALLAGNWPVLEAAEPRHLREASGLVANYLAWHLERGLRSLAYVER; this is encoded by the coding sequence GTGGCGCTCTACCGTGACGAAGCGATCGTCCTGCGCACCCACAAGCTGGGTGAGGCGGACCGCATCATCACCCTGCTCACGCGCCAGCACGGCCTGGTCCGTGCGGTCGGGAAGGGCGTGCGTCGCACGAACTCGCGCTTCGGCAGCAGGCTCGAGCCGTTCACCCACGTCGACCTCCAGTTGGCCGAGGGGCGCAACCTCGACACGATCACCCAGGCCGAGACGCTGAGCCCCTTCCAGGCCGGCCTCGCGCTCGACTACGAGACCTACACCGTCGGCACCGCCATGCTGGAGACGGCCGAGCGCCTGGTCGTCGAGGAGCGCGAGCCGAGCGTGCAGCAGTTCCTGCTGCTCGTCGGTGGTCTCCGGGCCCTCGCCAACGGCGCGCACACGCCGAGCCAGATCCTCGACTCCTACCTCCTGCGCAGCCTCGCGGTCGCCGGTTACGCGCCCAGCTTCGACGCTTGCGCCCGCTGCGGCCTCGAGGGACCGCACCGCTGGTTCAACGCCGGCCTCGGCGGGGTGCTCTGCGCGACCTGTCGCGTGCCCGGCTCCTCAAGCCCGGCCTTCGAGACCCTCGTCGTGCTCGGTGCCCTGCTCGCAGGAAACTGGCCCGTCCTCGAGGCGGCCGAGCCGCGCCACCTGCGTGAGGCCAGTGGCCTCGTAGCCAACTACCTCGCCTGGCACCTCGAGCGCGGCCTCCGCTCCCTTGCGTACGTCGAGCGCTGA
- a CDS encoding YibE/F family protein encodes MAPVALIALLIGLTVVALATVVGLVRWWPDRAEVAKIQGSMQYAAPGVTYVDADVTRVQPRCAQALDAQPTCGQLEVTLTDGPEKGSKQLVGIAPEVAASGLKPGDSVKLIRTPAQAGQKAAYAWQDVHRGTPLWVLALLFAVAVVAVARLRGLMALVSLAIAGAIIGWWLLPSLLSGHPPLLATVAASMAIMLLILPLTHGPNARTGAALGGTVVGVLVTAVTAWLAVDATRMSGVIDDGGSILSSSVAGLSLHGVLMAAIVIAGLGALNDVTITQASAVWELHETDPAMSPWRLFDRAMRIGRDHVASTIYTLAFAYVGTGLTVLLALGLYDRPLLSLLGTEDLAEEIVRSLVGGLGLVLAMPATTALSVWLVRGSSLTSTAGRRRAH; translated from the coding sequence GTGGCGCCCGTCGCACTGATCGCGTTGCTCATCGGACTCACCGTCGTCGCACTCGCGACGGTGGTCGGACTGGTGCGATGGTGGCCCGACCGCGCCGAGGTCGCCAAGATCCAGGGCTCCATGCAGTACGCCGCCCCCGGCGTCACCTACGTCGACGCCGACGTCACGCGGGTCCAGCCACGATGCGCACAGGCGCTCGATGCCCAGCCCACCTGCGGGCAGCTCGAGGTCACGCTCACGGACGGCCCGGAGAAGGGCAGCAAGCAGCTGGTGGGGATCGCTCCCGAGGTCGCGGCCTCGGGACTGAAGCCCGGTGACTCGGTCAAGCTCATCCGGACTCCCGCGCAGGCCGGTCAGAAGGCGGCGTACGCCTGGCAGGACGTGCACCGCGGCACGCCGCTGTGGGTGCTCGCCCTGCTCTTCGCCGTGGCCGTCGTCGCGGTCGCGCGGCTGCGCGGCCTGATGGCACTGGTGAGCCTCGCGATCGCGGGAGCCATCATCGGCTGGTGGCTGCTGCCCTCACTGCTGAGCGGCCACCCGCCGCTGCTGGCCACCGTCGCCGCGTCGATGGCCATCATGCTTCTCATCCTGCCCCTGACCCACGGGCCCAATGCCCGCACGGGCGCGGCCCTCGGGGGCACCGTCGTCGGTGTCCTCGTCACGGCGGTCACCGCCTGGCTCGCGGTCGACGCCACCCGGATGAGCGGCGTCATCGATGACGGTGGCTCGATCCTGTCCTCGTCGGTCGCCGGCCTCAGCCTGCACGGCGTGCTGATGGCAGCGATCGTGATCGCCGGCCTCGGCGCCCTCAACGACGTCACCATCACCCAGGCCTCCGCGGTCTGGGAGCTGCACGAGACCGACCCGGCGATGTCGCCGTGGCGGCTCTTCGACCGTGCGATGCGGATCGGCCGTGACCACGTCGCCTCGACGATCTACACACTCGCGTTCGCCTACGTCGGCACGGGTCTCACGGTGCTGCTCGCCCTCGGTCTCTACGACCGCCCGCTGCTGAGCCTCCTCGGCACCGAGGACCTGGCCGAGGAGATCGTGCGTTCGCTGGTGGGAGGACTCGGGCTGGTGCTGGCGATGCCCGCCACGACGGCGCTCAGCGTGTGGCTGGTCCGGGGGTCGTCGCTGACGTCGACCGCCGGCCGCCGGCGGGCGCACTAG
- a CDS encoding isoprenyl transferase has product MKREVRRPTPHPSGATAPPIPADLVPRHVAVIMDGNGRWAKERGLPRTRGHEEGESSLFDVVEGAIELGVKAVSAYAFSTENWSRSADEVKFLMGFNRDVIRRRRDEMHELGVRVRWAGRAPRLWKSVIRELQVAEELTKDNDVCTLTMCVNYGGRAELLDATTRIAEDVAAGRLNPRKIDEKTFARYLYVPELAEADMVWRTSGEQRLSNFMLWQAAYSEMVFTDVLWPDVDRRDLWAACETYARRDRRYGSA; this is encoded by the coding sequence GTGAAGCGCGAAGTCCGTCGACCCACGCCGCATCCCTCCGGGGCGACGGCGCCGCCGATCCCGGCCGACCTCGTGCCCCGGCACGTCGCCGTGATCATGGACGGCAACGGGCGCTGGGCCAAGGAGCGCGGCCTGCCACGGACCCGCGGTCACGAGGAGGGGGAGTCGAGCCTCTTCGATGTGGTCGAGGGCGCGATCGAGCTCGGGGTCAAGGCCGTGTCGGCGTACGCCTTCTCGACGGAGAACTGGAGCCGCAGCGCCGACGAGGTGAAGTTCCTGATGGGCTTCAACCGCGACGTCATCCGTCGCCGGCGTGATGAGATGCACGAGCTCGGCGTCAGGGTCCGCTGGGCCGGCCGGGCGCCCCGGCTGTGGAAGTCGGTCATCCGTGAGCTCCAGGTCGCCGAGGAGCTGACCAAGGACAACGACGTCTGCACGTTGACGATGTGCGTCAACTACGGCGGTCGGGCGGAGCTGCTGGACGCCACGACCCGGATCGCCGAGGACGTCGCCGCGGGTCGCCTGAACCCCCGGAAGATCGACGAGAAGACCTTCGCCCGCTATCTCTACGTCCCTGAGCTCGCCGAGGCGGACATGGTCTGGCGTACGTCGGGGGAGCAGCGTCTCTCCAACTTCATGCTCTGGCAGGCGGCCTACTCCGAGATGGTCTTCACCGACGTGCTCTGGCCCGACGTCGATCGCCGCGACCTGTGGGCGGCGTGCGAGACCTATGCCCGCCGCGACCGGCGGTACGGCTCGGCCTGA
- a CDS encoding glycine--tRNA ligase codes for MAKPVSAVDSVVNLAKRRGFVYPCGEIYGGTRSAWDYGPLGVELKENIKKQWWRSMVTSRDDVVGLDSSVILPRQTWEASGHVATFSDPLIECLHCHKRHRQDHLQEAYAEKAAKKGTEVNPDDVPMSDVVCPDCGTRGQWTEPKAFSGLLKTYLGVIDDESGLHYLRPETAQGIFLNFANVVTSQRMKPPFGIAQIGKSFRNEITPGNFIFRTREFEQMEMEFFVKPGEDEQWHQYWIDTRLQWYVDLGINPDNLRLYEHAKEKLSHYSKRTVDVEYRFNFAGSEWGELEGVANRTDFDLSTHAKHSGADLSYFDQANNERYTPYVIEPAAGLSRSLMTFLVDGYVEEEAPNAKGGVDKRTVLKLDPRLAPVKAAVLPLSRNEDLSPKAKGLAAELRKSWNIDFDDSQSIGKRYRRQDEIGTPYCITVDFETLDDQAVTIRERDTMSQERVALDQVPAYLATRLIGA; via the coding sequence ATGGCCAAGCCCGTCTCTGCTGTCGATTCCGTCGTCAACCTCGCCAAGCGGCGCGGTTTCGTCTACCCCTGCGGCGAGATCTACGGCGGAACCCGGTCGGCCTGGGACTACGGCCCCCTCGGCGTCGAGCTCAAGGAGAACATCAAGAAACAGTGGTGGCGCTCGATGGTCACGTCCCGCGACGACGTGGTCGGCCTCGACTCCAGCGTGATCCTCCCCCGCCAGACGTGGGAGGCCTCCGGCCACGTGGCGACCTTCTCCGACCCGCTCATCGAGTGCCTCCACTGCCACAAGCGGCACCGGCAGGACCACCTCCAGGAGGCGTACGCCGAGAAGGCCGCGAAGAAGGGGACGGAGGTTAACCCCGATGACGTTCCCATGTCCGACGTCGTCTGCCCCGACTGCGGCACCCGCGGCCAGTGGACCGAGCCGAAGGCCTTCTCCGGCCTGCTCAAGACCTACCTCGGTGTCATCGACGACGAGTCCGGGCTGCACTACCTGCGCCCCGAGACCGCGCAGGGCATCTTCCTCAACTTCGCCAACGTCGTGACCAGCCAGCGGATGAAGCCCCCGTTCGGCATCGCGCAGATCGGCAAGTCCTTCCGCAACGAGATCACGCCGGGCAACTTCATCTTCCGCACGCGCGAGTTCGAGCAGATGGAGATGGAGTTCTTCGTCAAGCCCGGCGAGGACGAGCAGTGGCACCAGTACTGGATCGACACCCGCCTCCAGTGGTACGTCGACCTGGGCATCAACCCCGACAACCTGCGCCTCTACGAGCACGCCAAGGAGAAGCTCTCGCACTACTCCAAGCGCACCGTCGACGTGGAGTACCGCTTCAACTTCGCCGGCTCGGAGTGGGGCGAGCTCGAGGGCGTGGCCAACCGCACCGACTTCGACCTGTCCACCCACGCGAAGCACTCCGGCGCCGACCTGTCCTACTTCGACCAGGCGAACAACGAGCGCTACACGCCGTACGTCATTGAGCCGGCCGCCGGACTCTCGCGTTCCCTGATGACCTTCCTCGTCGACGGGTACGTCGAGGAGGAGGCGCCCAACGCCAAGGGAGGCGTCGACAAGCGCACGGTGCTCAAGCTCGACCCGCGCCTCGCGCCGGTCAAGGCCGCCGTTCTGCCGCTGAGCCGCAACGAGGACCTGAGCCCGAAGGCCAAGGGGCTCGCCGCCGAGCTCCGCAAGAGCTGGAACATCGACTTCGACGACTCGCAGTCGATCGGCAAGCGCTACCGCCGCCAGGACGAGATCGGCACGCCATACTGCATCACCGTCGACTTCGAGACCCTCGACGACCAGGCGGTGACGATCCGCGAGCGCGACACGATGTCGCAGGAGCGCGTCGCCCTCGACCAGGTGCCCGCCTACCTCGCCACGCGACTCATCGGGGCCTGA